A window of the Pedobacter frigiditerrae genome harbors these coding sequences:
- a CDS encoding lipopolysaccharide biosynthesis protein yields the protein MNIKEFLNLISKYRWLIIAIPVTTLIVTFFFVKNLPKEYKSQAKLSTGLLDPSRQVAPDVPSYSGPDLLIKINQQFTNIMDIMTMPKNMSILSYRLILHDLKNPTKPFKPLSNDVMALNDTQRQEAIIAFEERLEKKQVLTPFDNYRVKFYNLVKSMGYDAPTLSKKLGISHEQNSDFITVEFTSQNTLLSVFVVNTLSTDFINNYSLDLISNKNSSIQVLDSLLQKREAIMNEKIKELKDYKIQNGILNLDKQSQIVYQQIIDIENRKNLALVEKEALLAALKNVNYNLNSRYKERYLGADVSVDNQSIVNLKSKVQAAENTYLDGGYNAADKRKVDSLRQLLTDQLARANDNYVSDPMVAKQNLIQRRIAISVDLDKTGAGIEDMDRELAKLNAKFNGMVPFDAGVQDLERNADVATKEYLEILNRYNQTNLDKNIGLRLQLAEEGVPSTPEASKKALYMALSGIASFAICFCVLFVIHALDNSINNQKQLKALTNQTIVGELNYIRSKERDIDLIWKNAYNQKDHILYKNLLRSLRFDINKLLGPESLKVLGITKLDPEKFNTFSIVSLAYAFASLGKKVLVIGDQEIVADLERLKIPTDQSFTSILNGSPLKKGSHITFLNRELEGQSLLENKDKASIAQVFETLKSKFDLIIIQLDALNEISDVNEWILFADKYLATFMAGNSVSDKDKEYVNALNDDDKFAGWLINGVKQ from the coding sequence ATGAATATTAAAGAATTTTTAAATCTGATTTCTAAATATAGGTGGCTTATTATTGCCATTCCTGTAACTACGCTTATAGTAACTTTTTTCTTTGTTAAAAATCTCCCTAAAGAATATAAATCGCAAGCTAAACTATCTACTGGTTTACTAGATCCATCTAGACAGGTTGCCCCTGATGTACCTTCTTACTCGGGCCCAGATCTTTTAATCAAAATTAATCAACAGTTTACGAATATAATGGACATCATGACGATGCCCAAAAACATGAGTATTCTTTCTTATCGTTTAATATTACACGATCTTAAAAACCCAACAAAGCCATTTAAGCCCTTAAGTAACGATGTTATGGCCTTAAATGATACTCAAAGGCAAGAAGCGATAATAGCATTCGAAGAAAGGCTAGAAAAAAAACAAGTGTTAACTCCGTTTGATAATTATAGAGTTAAATTCTATAATCTTGTTAAGTCGATGGGTTATGACGCACCAACATTGAGTAAAAAGTTAGGCATTAGCCATGAGCAAAACAGCGATTTTATTACCGTCGAATTTACATCACAAAACACCTTGCTTTCTGTTTTTGTAGTTAACACCCTTTCAACTGACTTTATCAATAATTACAGCCTAGACTTAATTAGCAACAAAAATTCATCAATACAAGTATTGGATTCTCTTTTACAAAAAAGGGAAGCTATAATGAATGAAAAGATTAAGGAGTTAAAAGACTATAAAATTCAAAATGGCATTCTAAATCTTGATAAGCAATCGCAAATTGTTTACCAGCAAATCATAGATATTGAGAATAGGAAAAACCTTGCACTAGTTGAGAAGGAGGCCCTACTTGCCGCATTAAAAAATGTAAACTACAATTTAAATAGCAGGTATAAAGAAAGGTATTTGGGTGCCGATGTATCTGTAGACAATCAATCTATTGTTAATTTAAAGAGCAAGGTTCAAGCAGCTGAAAACACATACCTTGATGGAGGCTACAACGCAGCCGACAAAAGGAAAGTAGATTCATTGCGACAACTGCTTACTGATCAATTGGCCAGGGCAAATGATAACTATGTAAGCGATCCGATGGTTGCAAAGCAAAATTTAATTCAACGACGTATTGCCATTAGCGTTGATTTAGACAAAACAGGTGCAGGCATTGAGGATATGGATAGAGAGTTGGCAAAGCTAAATGCAAAGTTTAACGGAATGGTTCCTTTTGATGCTGGTGTTCAGGACCTTGAACGCAACGCTGATGTGGCGACTAAAGAATATCTAGAAATTTTAAATCGTTATAATCAAACCAACCTCGATAAAAATATAGGATTACGCTTGCAGTTAGCAGAAGAGGGAGTTCCAAGTACACCAGAGGCTTCAAAAAAGGCCTTATATATGGCATTAAGTGGTATCGCAAGTTTTGCAATTTGCTTTTGTGTATTGTTTGTTATTCATGCTTTGGATAATTCGATTAACAATCAGAAGCAATTAAAAGCGCTAACCAATCAAACCATAGTTGGAGAATTAAACTATATTAGGTCTAAGGAAAGGGACATTGATTTAATCTGGAAAAACGCATACAATCAAAAAGATCATATTTTATATAAGAATCTGTTACGTTCCCTACGTTTTGACATTAACAAATTGCTGGGTCCAGAAAGCCTAAAAGTTTTGGGTATCACAAAACTAGATCCTGAAAAATTTAATACATTTTCAATTGTAAGCTTAGCATACGCGTTCGCATCACTAGGAAAAAAAGTTTTAGTAATTGGAGACCAAGAGATTGTAGCCGACCTTGAAAGGTTAAAAATACCTACAGACCAATCATTTACATCTATATTAAATGGTTCACCGCTTAAAAAAGGAAGTCATATTACTTTCTTAAACAGAGAATTGGAAGGTCAATCGTTACTTGAGAACAAAGATAAAGCGAGTATTGCGCAAGTTTTTGAAACACTTAAGAGCAAATTCGACTTGATCATTATCCAGCTAGATGCGTTAAATGAAATATCTGATGTTAATGAATGGATTTTGTTTGCAGATAAATATTTGGCCACTTTTATGGCAGGCAACTCTGTAAGTGATAAGGATAAAGAATACGTAAACGCTTTAAACGACGATGATAAGTTTGCTGGTTGGCTAATAAATGGTGTTAAACAATAA
- a CDS encoding TolC family protein: protein MMRAAIFSVVLFLSLNVADAQESFIGNINYPLLQKYVDLAKQNYPKRKMYKASELSAKAKVGVAKATYLDAFTASYYYRPDNSAIINTTNPYSINGVQLGIYFNLGILFRTPAYVRQAKEEHNEKIYQAKEYDILLESEVKQTYYEYLRQSSDLKVKAQAYTDNKAASDGLKFKFEKGEVTLDDYTKAKSITSYSNSERLLAELNLLKAKDSLEALIGEKLENVK from the coding sequence ATGATGAGAGCTGCTATATTTTCTGTGGTCCTTTTTCTTTCCTTAAATGTCGCAGATGCTCAGGAAAGTTTTATTGGCAACATTAACTATCCCTTATTGCAAAAGTATGTTGATTTAGCGAAGCAGAACTACCCAAAAAGGAAGATGTACAAAGCTAGTGAACTTAGTGCAAAAGCAAAAGTTGGAGTCGCCAAAGCAACATATCTTGATGCATTTACGGCCTCTTATTATTACAGGCCAGATAATTCAGCAATAATTAACACAACCAACCCGTATTCTATAAATGGCGTTCAACTTGGAATTTATTTCAATTTAGGCATCTTGTTTCGTACACCTGCCTATGTTAGACAAGCGAAGGAAGAGCATAATGAAAAAATTTATCAGGCTAAGGAATATGATATTCTCCTAGAATCTGAAGTAAAACAAACGTATTATGAGTATTTACGTCAATCATCAGACCTTAAGGTAAAAGCTCAGGCCTATACAGATAATAAAGCCGCAAGTGATGGGCTTAAATTTAAATTTGAAAAGGGTGAAGTTACCTTAGATGACTACACAAAGGCTAAATCTATAACTTCTTACTCTAATTCTGAAAGGTTGCTTGCAGAACTTAATTTGCTAAAAGCGAAAGATTCATTAGAAGCGTTGATTGGTGAAAAGTTAGAGAATGTGAAATAA
- a CDS encoding sugar transferase, protein MENTDTSIFSANQSRFNIIYYANEYENDITETFGLNGGNLRKANSYAEIFEVVNKLTVYELDVSILLEVTPTATNDAFNLVEQLKQNWLSRNIVIIFLLTEKDASVTKKAFDLRVSDCYSPDFVFSDVKLRLQFLYTYKILHSKLKNLPNEPLEQYKIPLSKRIFDLTLSITALVFLSPLFLIVAILIKLDSKGSVFYASKRVGSGYQIFDFYKFRSMRANADKEIENLKKDNQYGDSAFFKIQNDPRVTKLGSFLRNSSLDELPQLFNVLLGNMSIVGNRPLPLYEAEQLTTDEWSTRFLGPAGITGLWQITKRGKKDMSDRERKKFDNFYTKNFTIWLDLKIIFMTIPALFQKEKV, encoded by the coding sequence ATGGAAAACACAGACACTTCAATATTTAGTGCCAATCAATCTAGATTTAACATTATTTATTATGCAAATGAATACGAAAATGATATCACCGAAACTTTTGGATTAAACGGGGGAAATTTAAGAAAGGCAAATAGCTATGCTGAAATATTTGAGGTTGTAAATAAGTTGACTGTTTACGAGCTTGATGTAAGCATTTTGTTAGAGGTAACGCCAACCGCTACCAATGATGCCTTTAATTTAGTTGAACAACTGAAACAAAACTGGTTAAGCAGGAACATTGTTATTATTTTTCTGTTAACTGAAAAAGACGCGTCTGTTACCAAAAAAGCTTTTGACCTACGCGTTAGTGATTGCTATAGCCCTGATTTTGTCTTTAGTGATGTGAAATTAAGATTGCAGTTTTTATATACATACAAAATACTACATTCAAAATTAAAGAACTTACCTAACGAGCCTTTAGAACAATATAAAATCCCTCTATCAAAGCGCATATTTGATCTTACTTTATCAATAACTGCATTAGTCTTTTTAAGCCCTCTATTTTTAATCGTAGCAATTTTAATAAAATTAGATTCAAAAGGTTCTGTATTCTATGCAAGCAAACGAGTAGGTTCAGGTTATCAGATATTTGATTTTTACAAATTTAGATCGATGAGAGCAAATGCCGACAAAGAGATTGAGAATCTGAAAAAGGATAATCAATATGGAGATTCTGCTTTCTTTAAAATACAAAATGATCCAAGAGTAACTAAACTTGGTAGTTTTTTAAGAAACTCTAGCCTAGATGAACTTCCTCAACTTTTTAATGTCCTTCTAGGAAACATGTCTATTGTTGGCAATAGACCTTTACCTCTTTATGAGGCAGAACAACTAACTACAGACGAGTGGTCGACACGTTTTTTAGGCCCCGCAGGCATAACAGGTCTATGGCAAATTACTAAACGAGGAAAAAAGGACATGTCTGATAGGGAAAGGAAAAAGTTTGATAATTTTTACACCAAAAACTTCACCATTTGGTTAGATTTAAAGATTATTTTTATGACTATCCCTGCACTTTTTCAAAAAGAAAAAGTTTAA
- a CDS encoding response regulator: MPKTTNTQHTNKKSILLIDDEVTVLKLLEFILKENYQLEVKNNGLEAISWMDDGNMPDLIISDLEMPYVNGLDFVRSIKTSGYYREIPIILLTGNYSIEDLKTKLPYNYDLLVQKPFNPGKLKESIKSFFE, encoded by the coding sequence ATGCCAAAAACAACTAATACGCAGCATACTAACAAAAAATCAATATTACTGATTGATGATGAAGTTACCGTGCTTAAGCTTTTAGAATTTATCTTAAAGGAAAATTATCAATTAGAAGTAAAAAATAATGGTTTAGAGGCCATCAGCTGGATGGATGATGGAAATATGCCTGATCTTATCATATCAGACCTTGAAATGCCTTATGTAAACGGGCTTGATTTTGTAAGGAGTATTAAAACTAGTGGTTACTACAGAGAAATTCCTATTATTTTATTAACAGGCAATTACTCTATCGAGGACCTAAAAACTAAACTTCCTTACAATTATGATTTACTAGTGCAGAAGCCTTTTAATCCAGGAAAACTTAAAGAGAGTATTAAATCATTTTTTGAATAA
- a CDS encoding Lrp/AsnC ligand binding domain-containing protein produces MLKKETQNLEIDNLDIQILTQLMQDATKPYTEIAKELIISGGTVHVRMKKLADMGIIKGSHLIIDPKKAGYDITAFLGIYLEKGSLYKDAVEQLSKIKEVVELHYTTGSYSMFAKITCRDTDHLRHVLNEEIQAVKGIQRTETLISLEESIKRQIELL; encoded by the coding sequence ATGCTCAAAAAAGAAACGCAAAATTTAGAAATTGACAACCTCGATATTCAGATCCTAACACAGTTGATGCAAGATGCGACCAAGCCTTATACAGAAATTGCAAAAGAGCTTATCATTTCTGGCGGTACTGTACACGTTAGGATGAAAAAATTGGCTGACATGGGCATTATCAAAGGCTCACATTTAATAATAGACCCTAAAAAAGCTGGTTATGACATTACCGCCTTTTTAGGAATTTATTTAGAGAAGGGTTCTTTATATAAGGATGCTGTTGAGCAATTAAGCAAAATAAAGGAAGTGGTAGAATTACATTATACCACAGGTTCTTATAGTATGTTCGCTAAAATTACTTGTAGAGATACGGATCATTTACGCCATGTATTAAATGAAGAGATACAAGCAGTTAAAGGAATTCAACGTACTGAAACATTGATTTCGTTAGAGGAGAGTATCAAGAGGCAGATAGAATTACTGTAA
- a CDS encoding amidohydrolase family protein has protein sequence MNKYLSTAIALFASVSLTYGQANISPAKPQSQKVIVMGATIHTGDGKVIDNGYITFEKGKITGIGDATVVKLALTDAKVITANGKHIYPGFISPITNLGLLEIESVKATKDDSELGENNAHIRALIAYNTDSKVPATLRSNGILMAQITPAGGTISGSSSVVQLDAWNWEDAAIKKDDAMHMTWPVAPRGRGFGGGGGGRFGAAAGPAVDPNERINAVIAELNKFFTEAKSYTETTPTVTNTRLAAMKGLFNGAQKLFITADGQKEIVGAVNFAKKFGITPVIVGGDDAYLLTDFLKTNNVTVIVKQPHALPNNADDDVNMPYKNVAVLSKAGVNVVISIDGFWQQRNLPFMAGTASAWGMSKEDALKTITLNAAVALGVDKTVGSLAIGKDATFIISAGDALDMVTNKVEQAFIQGRDINLDNLHKQLDKKFSDKYGIK, from the coding sequence ATGAATAAGTATTTAAGTACAGCCATCGCTTTATTTGCATCGGTAAGTTTAACCTACGGACAAGCAAATATTTCTCCTGCTAAACCTCAATCTCAAAAAGTAATTGTGATGGGTGCTACCATTCACACCGGAGATGGAAAGGTAATAGATAATGGATATATCACTTTCGAGAAAGGTAAAATCACAGGTATTGGTGATGCCACAGTAGTTAAACTTGCTTTAACTGATGCTAAAGTAATTACGGCAAATGGTAAACATATTTATCCTGGTTTTATTTCGCCAATTACCAATTTGGGTTTATTAGAAATAGAGTCTGTTAAAGCCACAAAAGACGATTCGGAGCTTGGAGAAAACAATGCTCACATTCGTGCTCTAATAGCTTATAATACTGATTCGAAAGTACCTGCAACCTTACGTAGCAATGGTATCTTAATGGCTCAAATTACGCCTGCAGGAGGAACAATTTCTGGCAGTTCATCTGTTGTACAATTGGATGCGTGGAATTGGGAAGATGCGGCAATTAAAAAAGACGATGCAATGCACATGACCTGGCCAGTTGCTCCAAGAGGCAGAGGTTTTGGTGGTGGCGGAGGCGGTAGATTTGGTGCAGCAGCTGGTCCAGCGGTTGACCCTAACGAACGTATCAATGCTGTAATTGCAGAATTAAATAAATTCTTTACAGAGGCTAAATCATATACAGAAACAACCCCAACCGTTACCAATACTCGTTTGGCAGCAATGAAAGGCTTGTTTAATGGTGCTCAGAAATTGTTTATTACAGCAGATGGTCAGAAAGAGATTGTTGGTGCTGTTAATTTTGCAAAGAAATTTGGCATTACCCCAGTAATAGTTGGTGGTGATGATGCTTATTTGTTAACCGATTTCTTAAAAACCAACAATGTAACGGTAATTGTTAAACAACCTCACGCTTTACCAAACAATGCTGATGATGATGTAAATATGCCCTACAAAAACGTGGCTGTGTTAAGCAAGGCAGGTGTAAATGTGGTAATTAGTATCGATGGTTTCTGGCAACAACGTAATTTACCTTTTATGGCAGGAACAGCTTCTGCTTGGGGAATGAGCAAAGAAGATGCACTTAAAACCATTACGCTAAATGCTGCAGTTGCTTTAGGTGTAGATAAAACTGTTGGTAGTTTAGCTATTGGAAAGGATGCTACTTTCATTATCTCTGCTGGTGATGCTTTAGATATGGTTACAAATAAAGTTGAACAAGCATTTATCCAAGGAAGAGATATTAACCTAGATAATTTGCACAAACAATTGGATAAAAAGTTTAGTGACAAATACGGGATAAAATAA
- a CDS encoding amidohydrolase family protein, with translation MKKILLTLALVFSTAFLFAQQTYPVNGSYDIRQGLYAFTNANIVVNANQTISNGVLLIKDKIIQSVGTGTSIPKGYVVIDLKGKYIYPSLIDAFTSYGIPETQRATAAGGFGGFGGRQSIFTSTKKGAYGWNESIRPETEVRSIFTIDAKKADDLRKAGFGSVNAINRDGIARGTSAAVTLIDGKENDAMLNDQTAANYSFNRGTSSNDYPSSLMGSIALLRQTYLDASWYKNQKEEYNISLEQFNKQQTLPQIFEADGWQNILRVDKIAKEFGKTFIIKSTGDEYQRIDAVKATGATLIIPINFPKAFDVEDPTEARNLSLAQLKGWELAPTNPGVLEKAGVKFALTTYGLDAPNAFWASVQQAITAGLTEKQALMAVTEIPAAMLGISDKVGSIEKGKLANFLITSDNIFKTGNIIYENWVQGKRFVVSKMDVTDLRGTYNLNIDGIGSTVLRVTGTAATPMAAIERLGADSVKTNATFTRNGDWVTITFNLKKNPVGDVRLSGFLTSASPVAFSGDVIVNSVAAGHWSGTFKEAAKEMPKRDEPVKTPAKIGPLVFPFIAFGTDKLPAQESVLLKNATVWTNEKEGILQNADVLLEGGKIKAVGKNLSGGSAKVIDATGKHITAGIIDEHSHIAGTGGINEGAQSVSAEVRIGDILTSEDVNIYRQLAGGVTTSQILHGSANPIGGQSQLIKLRWGKLPEELKFAGADGFIKFALGENVKQSSSQNNQRFPATRMGVEQTFVDAFSRAKDYEKALSVKGNNVRRDLELDALVEILNNKRFITCHSYVQSEINMLIHVADSLGFKINTFTHILEGYKVADKMKAHGIAASTFSDWWAYKMEVQEAIPYNGKIMHNVGITTAFNSDDAEMARHLNQEAGKSVLYGGVPEEDALKLVTLNPAKMLHIDNKVGSLKAGKDADVVIWSANPLSIYARAEKTFVDGVAYWDMDRDAQVQVAQKAEKARIIQKLLESKSAGARTQRPMGERAPRLYHCEFEEDYWAEVNQTEGEHNHE, from the coding sequence ATGAAGAAAATTTTACTAACGCTAGCGTTGGTGTTTTCTACTGCATTTTTGTTTGCTCAACAAACTTATCCCGTAAATGGCTCTTATGACATTAGACAGGGACTGTATGCTTTTACAAACGCAAACATTGTAGTCAACGCCAATCAAACTATTAGCAACGGCGTGTTGCTAATTAAAGACAAAATCATTCAATCTGTGGGAACAGGAACCTCTATTCCTAAAGGTTACGTGGTAATTGATTTAAAAGGAAAATATATTTATCCTTCATTAATTGATGCATTTACTTCTTACGGAATTCCAGAAACACAACGTGCTACTGCAGCAGGTGGTTTTGGAGGTTTTGGAGGTAGACAATCTATTTTCACTTCTACAAAAAAAGGTGCATACGGATGGAACGAGAGTATTCGCCCAGAAACTGAAGTAAGAAGTATTTTTACAATAGATGCTAAAAAAGCTGATGATTTACGCAAAGCTGGATTTGGTAGTGTAAATGCAATTAACAGAGATGGTATTGCTCGTGGTACTTCTGCTGCCGTTACTTTAATTGATGGTAAAGAAAATGATGCCATGCTTAACGACCAAACCGCAGCAAACTATTCATTTAACAGAGGTACTTCTAGCAACGATTATCCTTCTTCGCTAATGGGTTCTATCGCGTTGTTACGCCAAACTTATTTAGATGCTTCTTGGTATAAAAACCAAAAGGAAGAATACAATATCTCTTTAGAACAGTTTAACAAACAGCAAACTTTACCTCAAATTTTTGAGGCAGATGGTTGGCAAAATATTTTACGTGTTGATAAAATTGCAAAAGAATTTGGTAAAACTTTCATCATCAAATCTACTGGCGATGAATACCAAAGAATTGATGCTGTAAAAGCAACTGGCGCAACTTTAATCATCCCTATCAATTTCCCTAAAGCATTTGATGTTGAAGACCCTACCGAAGCTAGAAACTTAAGTTTGGCTCAATTAAAAGGTTGGGAATTAGCACCTACAAATCCTGGTGTTTTAGAAAAAGCTGGTGTTAAATTCGCTTTAACAACTTACGGTTTAGATGCACCGAATGCATTTTGGGCAAGTGTTCAACAAGCTATCACAGCTGGTTTAACAGAAAAACAAGCTTTAATGGCGGTTACAGAAATACCTGCAGCAATGTTAGGTATTAGCGATAAAGTTGGCTCAATTGAAAAAGGTAAGTTAGCTAACTTCTTAATTACATCAGACAATATTTTTAAAACAGGAAACATCATTTACGAAAACTGGGTACAAGGTAAACGCTTTGTGGTTAGCAAAATGGATGTAACTGATTTACGTGGAACCTATAACTTAAATATCGATGGAATTGGTTCTACCGTATTAAGAGTTACAGGTACAGCTGCTACACCAATGGCTGCAATTGAGCGTTTGGGTGCAGACAGTGTTAAAACTAATGCAACTTTTACTCGTAATGGCGACTGGGTTACTATCACTTTTAATTTAAAGAAAAATCCAGTAGGCGATGTTCGTTTAAGCGGTTTTTTAACTAGTGCAAGTCCTGTTGCTTTTAGTGGCGATGTAATTGTAAATTCAGTTGCTGCTGGCCATTGGAGTGGAACTTTTAAGGAAGCTGCTAAAGAAATGCCAAAACGCGATGAGCCTGTTAAAACACCTGCTAAAATTGGTCCATTGGTTTTCCCTTTCATTGCTTTCGGAACAGATAAACTACCTGCCCAAGAATCAGTTTTACTGAAAAACGCAACGGTTTGGACAAATGAAAAAGAAGGCATTCTACAAAATGCTGATGTACTTTTAGAAGGTGGAAAAATTAAGGCTGTTGGTAAAAATTTGTCAGGTGGTTCTGCTAAAGTAATAGATGCAACTGGCAAACATATCACCGCTGGTATAATTGATGAGCACTCTCATATTGCTGGAACAGGTGGTATCAATGAAGGTGCACAATCAGTTTCTGCAGAAGTTAGAATTGGAGATATCTTAACTTCAGAAGATGTAAATATCTATCGCCAGTTGGCTGGTGGTGTTACTACTTCTCAAATTCTACATGGTTCGGCAAATCCTATTGGGGGCCAATCTCAACTAATTAAATTACGTTGGGGTAAATTGCCAGAGGAATTAAAATTTGCTGGCGCTGATGGATTTATCAAGTTTGCATTGGGAGAGAACGTTAAACAAAGTTCTTCTCAAAACAATCAACGTTTCCCTGCTACTCGTATGGGTGTAGAGCAAACATTTGTTGATGCATTTAGTCGTGCAAAAGACTACGAAAAAGCATTATCGGTAAAAGGCAATAACGTTCGTAGAGATTTAGAATTAGATGCATTAGTTGAAATCTTAAACAACAAACGTTTCATCACTTGTCACTCTTACGTACAAAGTGAAATCAACATGCTAATTCATGTTGCAGATAGCTTAGGCTTCAAAATCAATACTTTCACTCACATTCTAGAAGGTTATAAAGTAGCTGATAAAATGAAAGCACACGGTATTGCAGCATCAACATTCTCAGATTGGTGGGCTTACAAAATGGAGGTTCAAGAAGCTATCCCATACAACGGAAAAATCATGCACAACGTAGGTATTACCACTGCATTTAACTCTGATGATGCTGAGATGGCACGTCACTTAAATCAAGAAGCTGGTAAATCTGTATTGTACGGCGGTGTTCCAGAAGAAGATGCTTTGAAATTGGTTACTTTAAATCCTGCTAAAATGTTGCACATCGACAACAAAGTTGGAAGTTTAAAAGCTGGTAAGGATGCTGATGTTGTAATTTGGTCAGCTAATCCACTTTCTATTTACGCAAGAGCGGAAAAAACTTTCGTAGATGGTGTTGCCTATTGGGATATGGACCGTGATGCACAAGTTCAGGTTGCTCAAAAAGCAGAAAAAGCTCGTATCATTCAAAAATTATTAGAGAGTAAAAGTGCTGGTGCCCGTACTCAACGTCCAATGGGCGAAAGAGCACCTAGACTTTACCACTGCGAATTTGAAGAAGATTATTGGGCAGAAGTAAATCAAACGGAAGGAGAACACAATCATGAATAA